A single region of the Chrysoperla carnea chromosome 5, inChrCarn1.1, whole genome shotgun sequence genome encodes:
- the LOC123300591 gene encoding protein windbeutel — protein sequence MNSINTLIKPLITIIVLINQIHSEPIASVSLNELTFDKLINKFPVSLVKFDVAFPYGEKYDIFKNLARDLVGSSDLMLAEVGVKDYGDKENEILADRYKVDKSNFPVLKLFVRGKNQPIDFPDSKEFTAENIKQFIRENAPKLYMGLPGCLEMFDKIARKYVSKPHDKRLELLGEAEFYLEDLVGEEDKRRGKIYIRTMEKINEKGDRFPENEKLRVENILRSTKSLTAEKRREMEERLNIIRSFIDIVEYPDSDRVGFTPEVKGEL from the exons atgaattcaataaatacGTTAATTAAAcctttaattacaataatagtattaattaatcaaatacatTCCGAACCAATTGCATCAGTGTCCTTAAATGAATTAACAttcgataaattaataaataaatttcccgTATCGTTAGTTAAATTTGACGTGGCATTTCCATACGgcgaaaaatatgatatttttaaaaatttggccAGAGATTTAGTTGGGAGTTCCGATTTAATGTTAGCTGAAGTTGGTGTTAAAGATTATGGTgacaaagaaaatgaaattttagctGACCGATACAAAGTGGATAAATCGAATTTTccagtattaaaattatttgtacgtgGTAAAAATCAACCAATTGATTTCCCGGATTCAAAAGAATTTACGGCGGagaatattaaacaatttattcgaGAAAATGCACCGAAATTATATATGGGACTACCAGGATGTTTGGAGATGTTTGATAAAATAGCACGAAAATATGTTAGCAAACCACATGATAAACGATTAGAGCTTTTAGGAGAAGCGGAATTTTATTTGGAAGATTTGGTAGGAGAAGAG GATAAACGACGAGGTAAAATTTACATTCGTACAATGGAAAAAATCAACGAAAAAGGTGATCGATTCcccgaaaatgaaaaattacgcgtagaaaatattttacgatCAACAAAAAGTTTGACAGCCGAAAAACGTAGAGAAATGGAAGaacgtttaaatattatacgtTCATTTATCGATATTGTTGAATACCCGGATTCTGATCGAGTTGGGTTCACACCAGAAGTAAAAGGAgaactgtaa
- the LOC123300986 gene encoding alpha-tocopherol transfer protein-like, translated as MANNALLNLGYDPEPLIKRGEPSKELITEIRKWIEDQKDIPKNLTNAQLVLFISACEFNVEPTKKCLREYFNAKKHGPELFDNREVTRADIASQLKALEFAVLPVDTVDGYRIIVHRLKDTSPSSYTMDVAMKCLFMTIDLAVYKGPPKGLIFLFDMRGVGLMHLTRTKLGAVRKFCNYLQEALPCRLHSIHILNVVSFFDKVLSILKPFLRAEILDMMQLHPSSLDMEEFMEKHISKNCLPSDYGGDLDSIEVLHAKNCKELETIVPYFTAEQTQRHEALSNKKNSSGTNGTTNGDSYESSFTKLEID; from the exons ATGGCAAACAACGCGCTTTTAAATTTGGGATACGATCCAGAACCATTAATAAAACGTGGAGAACCATCCAAAGAGCTCATAACAGAAATCCGGAAATGGATTGAGGATCAGAAagatataccaaaaaatttaaccaatgCCCAACTAGTATTATTTATCAGTGCATGTGAATTTAATGTGGAacctacgaaaaaatgtttacgaGAGTATTTCAATGCTAAAAAACATGGACCAGAATTATTTGACAATCGTGAAGTTACTCGGGCTGATATTGCGTCACAGCTTAAAGCATT GGAATTTGCTGTTTTGCCAGTTGATACTGTTGATGGATATCGAATAATTGTCCATCGATTAAAGGATACCTCTCCAAGTTCGTACACCATGGATGTAGCAATGAAATGTTTGTTTATGACCATAGATTTAGCTGTATATAAAGGACCTCCAAAAggattaattttcttatttgataTGCGTGGGGTAGGATTAATGCATTTAACACGGACCAAACTTGGAGCAGTtcgtaaattttgtaattatctaCAAGAAGCCCTACCATGTAGATTGCATtcgatacatattttaaatgtggtttcatttttcgataaagtTTTATCCATTTTGAAACCATTTTTAAGGGCAGAAATTTTAGATATG ATGCAACTTCATCCATCAAGTTTAGATATGGAAGAATTTATggaaaaacatatttcaaaaaattgtttgcccAGTGATTATGGTGGTGATTTAGATTCAATAGAAGTATTACATGctaaaaattgtaaagaatTAGAAACCATTGTTCCTTATTTTACCGCCGAACAAACGCAAAGACATGAggctctttcaaataaaaaaaattctagtggAACGAATGGAACAACAAATGGAGATAGTTACGAATCAAGTTTTACAAAATTAGAAATTGATTAG
- the LOC123299759 gene encoding ran-specific GTPase-activating protein-like, with amino-acid sequence MSGENGIATEILNNSTSDDSTEHEFEPQFEPIITLPEVEVSLNEEHEEELVKLRAKLFRFDTTDVEQSQWKERGTGEVKILKHKENHSCRVVMRRDKTFKICANHFITPWMSLKPSFGSDRAWVWTVMADFADETAKTECLAIRFASAAIANQWKEKFEEAQKIVTEQCDLYRNNPVGDSITDSGQSSEEDPESPKQEAKKDEQKGDEKVSSASSSVTDTKETESAKEVTDKLANLDVTK; translated from the exons atgtctggggaaaat GGTATAGCTACagagattttaaataattcaacaagTGATGATTCGACTGAACATGAGTTCGAACCACAATTTGAGCCAATTATTACTTTGCCTGAAGTGGAAGTTTCATTAAATGAGGAGCATGAAGAGGAATTGGTTAAATTACGTGCAAAATTATTTCGTTTTGACACTACCGATGTAGAACAGTCGCAATGGAAG GAACGTGGTACCGGTGAGGTGAAAATTTTGAAGCATAAGGAAAATCATTCATGTCGTGTTGTAATGCGACGtgataaaactttcaaaatatgcgCAAATCATTTTATCACCCCGTGGATGTCATTGAAGCCAAGTTTTGGATCAGATCGTGCATGGGTATGGACTGTTATGGCTGACTTTGCTGACGAAACTGCCAAAACTGAATGTTTAGCCATACGGTTTGCAAGTGCAGCAA ttgctAACCAATGGAAAGAGAAATTCGAAGAAGCTCAAAAAATTGTGACCGAACAATGcgatttatatagaaataatcCTGTAGGGGATTCCATCACAGATTCTGGTCAATCGAGTGAAGAAGATCCAGAGAGTCCCAAGCAAGAAGCTAAAAAGGATGAACAAAAAGGAGATGAAAAAGTATCCTCAGCATCTTCCTCAGTAACTGACACAAAAGAAACAGAATCAGCTAAAGAAGTAACAGATAAATTAGCGAATTTAGATGTTactaagtaa